The following coding sequences lie in one Lolium perenne isolate Kyuss_39 chromosome 2, Kyuss_2.0, whole genome shotgun sequence genomic window:
- the LOC127332715 gene encoding protein SPIRAL1-like 1, which produces MSRGGSAGGGQSSLGYLFGDGEPAKPAAAAAAKAPPAEKPAAAAGDVAKQIPAGIPGSRANNYHRSEGQNTGNFLTDRPSTKVHAAPGGGSSLGYLFGGK; this is translated from the exons ATGAGTCGTGGCGGGAGTGCTggtggtggtcaaagttctctggGTTACCTATTTGGAGATGGTGAGCCTGCAAAACCTGCTGCAGCAGCAGCTGCGAAGGCCCCACCTgctgagaaaccagcagcagcagcTGGTGATGTAGCCAAGCAAATTCCAGCTGGTATTCCAGGCAGCAGGGCGAACAACTATCACCGGTCAGAAGGCCAGAACACTGGCAACTTCCTTACG GACCGTCCTTCAACCAAGGTTCATGCTGCTCCTGGTGGTGGCTCGTCCCTGGGCTACTTGTTTGGCGGGAAGTGA